A single Hypanus sabinus isolate sHypSab1 chromosome 24, sHypSab1.hap1, whole genome shotgun sequence DNA region contains:
- the LOC132380375 gene encoding zinc finger protein 229-like — protein MGFTQSSKVQRHQQVHTGERPFTCFVCGKGFTHSSQLLAHQSVHTGERPFTCSDCGKGFIRLSQLKVHQRVHTGERPFTCSDCGKGFTQSSQLLAHQSVHNGETLFTCSDCGKGFTRSFLLKVHQRIHTGEKPFTCSECGKGFTQSSQLQRHRSTHTGKRPFTCSDCRKGFTQTSDLLAHQRVHTGERPFTCSECGKGFTHSSSLQRHQRVHTGERPFTCSDCGKGFTHSSSLQTHQRVHTGERPFTCSDCGKGFTWSSLLKAHQRIHTGEKPFICSDCGKGFTHSSDLLAHQRVHTGERPFICSQCGKGFTQLSNLHRHQRVHTGERPFTCPDCGKGFIQSSQLLAHQSVHTGERPFTCSDCGKGFTQSSQLKVHQRIHTGEKPFTCSDCGKGFTQLSTIQRHKRVHTGERPFTCSVCGKGFTQSSSLQRHQSVHSGERPFTSFD, from the coding sequence atgggattcactcagtcatccaaagtACAGAGACACcaacaagttcacactggggagaggccattcacctgtttcgtgtgtgggaagggattcactcactcatcccaGCTACTGgcgcaccagtcagttcacactggggagaggccattcacctgttcagactgtgggaagggattcattcggttgtcccaactgaaggtacatcaacgagtgcacactggggagaggccattcacctgctcagactgtgggaagggattcactcagtcatctcaactacttgctcaccagtcagttcacaatggcgAGACtctgttcacctgttcagactgtgggaagggattcactcggtcatttctactgaaggtacatcagcgaattcacaccggggagaagccattcacctgctcagaatgtgggaagggattcactcagtcatcccaactacagagacaCCGGTCAACTCACACTGGgaagagaccattcacctgctcagactgtaggaagggattcactcagacaTCTGACCTCCTGgcacaccagcgggttcacactggagagaggccattcacttgctctgaatgtgggaagggatttactcactcatccagcctacagagacaccagagagttcacactggagagaggccattcacctgctcagattgtgggaagggattcactcattcgTCCAgcctacagacacaccagcgagttcacactggggaaaggccttttacctgttcagactgtggaaagggattcacttggtcatctctaCTGAAagcacatcagcgaattcacactggtgagaagccgttcatctgctcagactgtgggaaaggattcactcattcatccgacctgttggcacaccagcgagttcacactggggagagaccatttATCTGTTcacaatgtgggaagggattcactcaattatCCAACCTACACAgacatcaacgagttcacactggggagaggccattcacctgcccagactgtgggaagggatttattcagtcatctcaactactggcacaccagtcagttcacactggggagaggccattcacgtgttcagactgtgggaagggattcactcagtcatctcaactgaaggtacatcagcgaattcacactggggagaagcctttcacctgctcagactgtggaaagggattcacacaatTATCCACCATACAAAGACacaagcgagttcacactggggagcggccgttcacctgttccgtgtgtgggaagggattcactcagtcatccagtctacaaagacaccagtcagtgcactctggggagaggccatttaccAGCTTTGACTGA